CGGCTTGCCGTCGATCAGGTACAGCCAGCCTTTGACGATTCGGTAGATAATCCAGACCCCGTCGGCGATCAGGATGGGATAGCCGATGATGACCAGTAACGTAAGCACTCCGAGACTGCCCCAGATCAGCCCGAACCAGAAGGTTCGGATCTGCCAACGGAAATGTGATTCGAGCCAGGTTCCGGCAATGTCGTCTTTTTTGACATAGTTAATGATGATTGCCACCAGCGCAGTGACACCAAACAGAAAAGAGGCCGCCTGCAGGGCATACACCACAGTGGTGATGTTCTTGAGCGATTTTATTCGCTCAGCGCTTTCGAGTTCCGAGGTCTTACCGTTCATCCGTTTACCACTAAATTTATATGTGAGGTTTTATCAGTTATGGAAATTATGCCCCGACTTGCCACTCTTTACGCGGAGATGGAACAGGCCTATTCCCAAGTCTCGACGCTCCTTGATTTTTCCTGCAAGGGGTGTCCGGACAACTGCTGTGATAGCTATTTTCAGCACCACACCTATATCGAGTGGGCCTACCTCCGGCAGGGGTTTGATGCCCTGCCTGCCGATCGTCAAGCGGAATACCAGCGCAGGTCCAGGTCCGCGATTGCCAGCTATCAGAAGGCCCTGATCAAAGGAGAACGGCCCCAAGTCATGTGTCCGATCAATGACGACGGCCTGTGCGGGCTCTATCATCAGCGGCTGATGATCTGCCGACTGCACGGGGTCCCTGCCAGTATGACCAGTCCCAATGGCCAGCAACATCAGTTCCCTGGGTGCTTCCGCTGTCAGGAACTCACTAAAGATCTGACCAATGTCACCACTATGGACCGTACTCGATTCTTTAAAACAATGGTCGGTCTTGAACAAGAGTTTCTTCGTGGTCGTTCTTTGCCCCGGATTAAGATGACTCTGGCCGAGATGTTGGTTACGGAATTACCAAATACAAACTGTAACTACCGAAGTTGACGGTGATCAGTTCCCGGTTTACGGTTATCAGCTATTTGTAGAAAGCACTAACCGTTAACTGACCACCGCAGACCGACAACCAGGGCAGTTTAATTTCTCAGCATCTCTGCGATCTGGAAGGCAAGCTCCAGACTTTGCTCGGCGTTTAAGCGTGGGTCGCAGTTGGTGAGGTATCTCTCGGCCAGGTTGTGGTCGAGGATATTGCGACCGCCGCCGGTGCATTCGGTGACGTTGTCTCCGGTGAGTTCGAAGTGGATGCCGCCAGGGACTGTTCCTTCGGCCCAGTGCATTTCGAAAAAGCTCTGAATTTCTTGGAGTATCTCGTTGAAATTTCTGGTCTTGTGTCCGGTCTCAGCAGTATAGGTGTTGCCATGCATGGGGTCGCAGCTCCAGACCAGACTGTACCCTTCCTTCTTCATCTCGCGCAGGAGCTGGGGCAGGTACAGCTCAACCTTTGACGCCCCGAAACGGGTAATCAGGGTCAGCCGTCCAGTTTCGTTATTGGGGTTCAGTTTGTCGATGATCCGCTTGAGTTCGTCCAGGTCGTGTTTGGGTCCGATCTTGAGCCCCAACGGGTTGCCAACGCCGGACAGGAATTCGATGTGGGCGCCGTCAAGTTGCCGGGTGCGGTCGCCGATCCACAGCATATGGGCGCTACAGTCGTACCACAGGCCGGTGGTTGAGTCCTGACGGGTCAGGGACTCCTCGTAGCCTAAGAGCAGGGCCTCGTGGGAGGTGAAGAAGCTGGCCTCGTTGATGATTGGGTTGTCAGTGTCAAGGCCGATGACTTCCATGAACTTCAAGGCGTTGTCGATGTGTTTGGCCAGCCGTTCGTAGGAGCGCCCCATGGGTGAGGTCTTGACGAATTCGTTATTCCAGGCGTTGACCCGGTGCAGGCCGGCATAGCCTCCGCGGGTGAAGGCCCGAAGGATGTTCATGGTGGCGGCGGCCAGGTAATAGCCCTTGACCATCCGTTCCGGGTCCGGAATTCGAGCCTCGAGTGTCGGCTCCGGGCTGTTGACCATATCGCCTCGGTAGCTGGGGATCTCGATCCCATTAACCTTTTCGGTGTCGGCGGAACGCGGTTTGGCATACTGTCCGGCCATGCGGCCCATTTTAATCACCGGCTTGGCGCCGGCGTAGGAAAGGACCACTGCCATCTGCAGGATGACTTTTAAGTTTTCGCGGATGCCGGGGGCGGTGCAGTTGGCGAAATCTTCGGAGCAGTCGCCGCCTTGCAACAGAAAGGCTTCGCCAGCGGCGGCCTTGGCCAGCATCCCTTTAAGTGTCCTGATTTCACCGGCGAAGACCAGCGGTGGGAGTTTTTCGATGGTATGGAGGGCGGACGCTAGTTTCTGCTGGTCTGGCCAGTTGGGTTGCTGCAGGGCGGGAAAATTCCGCCAGCTCGATTTTGTCCAATTTGATGTATTTTCGATCATGACATACTCCACCGTGATAATGGATAGGACCCGGCTTTAAGGCTCGGGAGAGAGATAGTTCTGGTATAAGCTTTACCCCTCGGGGGCGTGGGGCAGGG
The window above is part of the Desulfobulbaceae bacterium genome. Proteins encoded here:
- a CDS encoding 3-deoxy-7-phosphoheptulonate synthase class II; the protein is MENTSNWTKSSWRNFPALQQPNWPDQQKLASALHTIEKLPPLVFAGEIRTLKGMLAKAAAGEAFLLQGGDCSEDFANCTAPGIRENLKVILQMAVVLSYAGAKPVIKMGRMAGQYAKPRSADTEKVNGIEIPSYRGDMVNSPEPTLEARIPDPERMVKGYYLAAATMNILRAFTRGGYAGLHRVNAWNNEFVKTSPMGRSYERLAKHIDNALKFMEVIGLDTDNPIINEASFFTSHEALLLGYEESLTRQDSTTGLWYDCSAHMLWIGDRTRQLDGAHIEFLSGVGNPLGLKIGPKHDLDELKRIIDKLNPNNETGRLTLITRFGASKVELYLPQLLREMKKEGYSLVWSCDPMHGNTYTAETGHKTRNFNEILQEIQSFFEMHWAEGTVPGGIHFELTGDNVTECTGGGRNILDHNLAERYLTNCDPRLNAEQSLELAFQIAEMLRN